From a single Streptomyces sp. NBC_00377 genomic region:
- a CDS encoding glycoside hydrolase family 32 protein yields MTHDLTLPSGSPTAEGLAERALRDPHRPRFHFTSPGGWLNDPNGLSHWNGVYHLFYQYNPLAAAHHRIHWGHATSTDLVHWTDEPVALVPGTTGPDRDGCWSGVLVDDGGVPTLVYSGRHDEHELPCVARGSADLRYWTKDPANPVITAPPEGVDITAFRDHCVWREGSGENTVWRQLVGSGIRGAGGTAFLYESDDLRSWRYVGPLLTGDASQNQGELDWTGTMWECVDLFRLGEDEEAGSTDALVFSAWDEGTTHHPLYWTGRYQGDTFTPTALHRLDYGGRYFYAPQSTRDEHGRRVMFGWLQEGRTDEANAQAGWCGVMSLPRVVTVATDGGLHQAPVPELIELRRERVEVAAGPLADPYTSLPAVRGDQLDIETTLRLAPGATARLVVRETPDGVERTVVEVSRSHDGASGTLRLHRETTSLDPTVDTEPRYGQLPLDPDGRVDLRVLVDHSALEIFANGRALTARIYPTRPDEAVGVGIGADGDVALERFDAWQMASAFTDGPRPLWP; encoded by the coding sequence CTTCACCTCGCCCGGCGGCTGGCTCAACGACCCCAACGGGCTGAGCCACTGGAACGGCGTCTACCACCTCTTCTACCAGTACAACCCGCTCGCCGCCGCCCACCACCGCATCCACTGGGGCCACGCCACAAGCACCGATCTCGTCCACTGGACCGACGAACCGGTCGCCCTCGTCCCCGGCACCACTGGCCCAGACCGCGACGGCTGCTGGTCCGGAGTCCTCGTCGACGACGGGGGAGTGCCCACGCTCGTCTACTCGGGCAGGCACGACGAGCATGAACTCCCCTGCGTGGCCAGGGGATCGGCGGACCTGAGGTACTGGACCAAGGACCCGGCCAACCCCGTCATCACCGCCCCGCCGGAGGGTGTCGACATCACGGCCTTCCGCGACCACTGCGTCTGGCGGGAGGGCTCGGGCGAGAACACGGTGTGGCGTCAGCTGGTGGGGTCGGGAATCCGGGGCGCCGGCGGAACGGCCTTCCTGTACGAATCCGACGACCTGCGCAGCTGGCGCTACGTCGGCCCCCTGCTGACCGGCGACGCCTCGCAGAACCAGGGCGAGCTCGACTGGACCGGCACGATGTGGGAGTGCGTCGACCTCTTCCGGCTCGGCGAGGACGAGGAGGCCGGCAGCACCGACGCGCTGGTCTTCTCCGCCTGGGACGAGGGCACCACCCACCACCCCCTGTACTGGACCGGCCGCTACCAGGGCGACACCTTCACGCCGACCGCCCTCCACCGCCTCGACTACGGCGGCCGCTACTTCTACGCCCCCCAGTCCACCCGTGACGAGCACGGCCGCCGCGTCATGTTCGGCTGGCTCCAGGAGGGACGGACGGACGAGGCGAACGCGCAGGCCGGCTGGTGCGGCGTGATGTCCCTGCCGAGGGTCGTCACGGTCGCCACGGACGGCGGCCTGCATCAGGCCCCGGTGCCGGAGCTGATCGAGCTGCGGCGGGAACGCGTAGAGGTGGCGGCGGGCCCGCTGGCCGACCCGTACACCTCGCTGCCCGCCGTGCGCGGGGACCAGCTGGACATCGAGACGACCCTGCGTCTCGCTCCCGGAGCGACCGCCCGGCTCGTGGTCCGGGAGACACCGGACGGCGTGGAACGCACGGTCGTGGAGGTGAGCCGGTCGCACGACGGAGCGAGCGGCACCCTCCGCCTGCACCGCGAGACCACCAGCCTCGACCCGACGGTCGACACCGAACCCCGGTACGGGCAGCTGCCGTTGGACCCCGACGGCCGGGTCGACCTGCGGGTCCTCGTCGACCACTCCGCACTGGAGATCTTCGCCAACGGGCGTGCCCTGACCGCCCGCATCTACCCCACCCGCCCGGACGAGGCCGTCGGCGTCGGTATCGGTGCCGACGGCGACGTGGCCCTGGAGCGGTTCGACGCCTGGCAGATGGCGTCGGCCTTCACCGACGGACCCCGGCCGCTGTGGCCGTGA